The following proteins come from a genomic window of Terriglobia bacterium:
- a CDS encoding prepilin peptidase: MILDLARILVFPALMAFAAASDLFTMTISNRVSILLAAAFLLLAVATGMGPYDILSHLGAGALVLLIAFGCFAMGWVGGGDAKVAAAAALWFGFGHLLNYLLYASLFGGVLTIVLLQMRQWPLPYALTGQTWLLRLHAKESGIPYGVALAIGALMIYPETEWVKAVDLAHFAIH, encoded by the coding sequence ATGATTCTCGATCTCGCCCGCATTCTGGTATTCCCGGCCTTGATGGCGTTTGCCGCCGCCAGCGACCTCTTCACCATGACGATCTCCAACCGCGTCTCGATCCTGCTGGCTGCGGCCTTCCTGCTGCTGGCGGTCGCCACGGGCATGGGGCCTTACGACATCCTCTCCCATCTTGGCGCCGGCGCGCTGGTGCTCCTGATCGCCTTCGGCTGCTTTGCGATGGGCTGGGTCGGCGGCGGCGACGCCAAGGTCGCAGCGGCCGCCGCACTGTGGTTCGGCTTCGGCCATCTCTTGAACTACCTGCTCTACGCCTCGCTGTTCGGCGGCGTGCTCACCATCGTGCTGCTGCAGATGCGGCAATGGCCGCTGCCCTATGCGCTGACCGGCCAGACCTGGCTGCTGCGGCTGCACGCCAAGGAGAGCGGCATCCCCTACGGCGTTGCCCTCGCCATCGGCGCGCTGATGATCTATCCCGAGACCGAGTGGGTAAAGGCA